AGATAGGTTGTCGGTTCATCAAGCAGGATGATATCTGTGTCCTGCGCCAATGTCATTGCAATCCACGCACGCTGGCGCTGTCCCCCTGACAATGAATCGACTGTGCGGTCCTTCAGGTGGTCAATGCCCGTTGCCTTCAAAGCATTTTCCACACTTTTTTCATCCTCTTCCGACCATTGCTTCAGCCACGTCTGGTAAGGATATCTGCCTTGTTTTACAAGCTGCATGACTGTCAGTCCTTCCGGTGCTGTGGGAGACTGGGGAAGGATCGCCATTTTTCGGGCAACTTCCTTGGTCGACAGTTTGGAGATTGCCTCCCCTTCCAAAAGGATCGCTCCTGCCTGTGGCTTTAGCAGCCTGGCGATCGAGCGCAGCAAGGTTGATTTTCCACAGCCGTTTCCTCCGATGAAAACGGTGATTTCCCCTTTCGGAATTTCGATATCTAATTCATTTATGATAATGGAATCTCCATAGGATAGCGTCAGTTTTTCCGTTTCAATAGCCTGGATCATGTCGATTCCCCTTTCTGTCAGGTTTAAGAATTTCTTGTTTTATATAGCAGATAGATAAAATACGGTGCGCCGATCCCGGCAGTGAATACTCCTGCAGGGACCTCTAATGGCGAAAACATCGTACGTCCGATCAAATCGGCGAGCATGACCAAGATACCGCCAATAAGAGCTGATACAGGCAATAGTGCACCGAATGCAGAGCCGACAAGCCTTCTTGCCATATGTGGTGCCATCAGGCCAACGAAACCGATTCCTCCGGCAAAAGCGACCGAACTGGCGATCAGTGCCGTGCTGACAAGCAGCAGCACAAAACGCTGCCTCTGGACATGCCCTCCCACGCCTGTGGCTATATCTTCCCCAAGTTCCTGTACATTGACATTCCTTGCAAAAATAAAAGCGATCAACAGCATGATGACGGTCCATGGCACAAGCACGGCGACATTGCTCCAGGTGGATCCATACACAGTTCCTGTAATCCAGATATTCGCCTGGCTTGCACGGTAGATCGGACCCATGATCATCATCAGTGTCGTCAAGGCCTGCATCATCGCGGAAATCCCGATACCAATCAATACAAGTCTTACTGGTGAAACACCATTTTTCCAGGAAAGAAAATAAACCAGGAACGCTACAATGGAAGCACCCGCAAAAGCTGCTACTGGCATCCATTCTATGCTTACTGTCAGTGCATTATTATCCCCGCTGAAAACGGCGAGAAATCCGACAACTGCCACTGCAGCACCACCGGTAATTCCAAGAATGTCAGGTGAAGCAAGCGGATTCCTGATCATTCCCTGTAGGATTCCTCCGGCTACAGCCAAGCTGATGCCCACCATCAGAGCCACGATGATTCTCGGTAAGCGGAAGGATTGCACAACCAATCTCTCCATATCGCTTCCTCCGCCAAAAAACACCGAAATGACGCTCAATGGGCTTATCGCCATATCGCCCATGCCGGTACTGATGACAAGCACGGCCACTGCCAAAATCAGCAGACCGAAAAGGATTCCGGCTGCCTTTTTATCTATCAAGAAAGATACTTTATCTTTAAAAATCCTGAGAGTCCTATACTGGCTCATTTTCCGTTGAACCCCTTTCTCGCTATATAAATGAAAAATGGAGTCCCGATCATAGCGGTCATGACACCAACAGGAATTTCCTGCGGCATCAGTACGTATCGGGCAGCGATATCTGCCGCCAGCAGCAGCATACCTCCAAAAATTGCCGAGAAAGGGATCACCCAGCGGTGGTCAATGCCGACAACCGCCCTGGTCAGATGAGGAATGACAATGCCAATAAATCCAATTGGTCCGGCTACAGCCACGGCACCACCAGATAAAAGGACGATGATGATGCCAGCGCCGAGCTTTACAAAACCTGTGTTCAAACCGAGGCCTTTCGCTACATCCTCCCCCATGGACAGCACGTTCATTTTCGAAGAAATCAAGAGTGCTGCCAGCCATCCAAACGCTAAATATGGGAGAACACTGCCGAGCGTTTCCAGCTTGCGCCCCTGTACCGATCCTGCGAGCCAGTAGAGTACCTGCTCGAGTGCCGCCTCATCCAGGACAAGCAATCCCTGGGTGAAAGATGAAAACATCGCTGTCATTGCTGCACCAGCGAGGGTCAATTTCATCGGAGTCAATCCTTCACGGCCTGCAGACCCTATTACATAAACGCTGACTGCTGCCAGAGCTGCACCAAGGAAGGAGATCCACGCAAACGCCTGGAGGCTGCCAACCGAAAAAACGGTCACAGCAACCACTACAGCAAATCCAGCTCCGGCATTCACGCCAAAAATCCCTGGAGAAGCGAGAGGGTTTTTCGTTAACGTTTGCATCAGGACACCAGCAATCGCCAGGCTCGCACCGACAGCAGCCGCAATCAACGCACGCGGAAGCCGGACTGATTGAATGATGATATGTTCGCTTGATCCATCATAATTGGTGAATGCATTAAATGCTGTCCCCCAAGATGTATCCGTATAACCGTAAACGATACTTGCACATATTAAAAACAAATTGAAGAAGATGGCCGCCATTAATCCAATCCATCTTTGGCCGTTGGTTTTCAGGAGCATTTCGATTACCTTTCTTTCTGCCAGGAATACTGTTAACCATTCTTTCATTAGCATTGATCACAGTTGATAAAAGTATTTTTAAAAAGTTGTTTATGTTGTTAATTAAACTTTACGTGAAAAAAGGGTTCTTTTCACCAGTTCGACTTACATGTTCACAAAATCGTCAATGATGATGAAAATCATTATCAATTAGTGTTGACAATGTCCTCACTTGCATTTTATCATAAGGATGCAGTAATTGAAAACGATTATCAATAACAATCTAGGAGGAAATACATATGAAAGTTTCAAAACACTTGCTGGCTCTTATCAGCATCTTCACCATCCTGCTTTTGGCAGCATGCGGCAGCAACGAAGAGGATGCAAAGAATACAGCAGAAGCACCAAAGGAAAAAGAAGAAGGCTACACAGTGGGACACGCAATGGGTGAAACCACTTTGGAAAAGACTCCAGAAAAGGTCGTCATCCTGACAAATGAAGGTACAGAAGCACTTCTTGCGCTTGGTGTCACTCCAGTCGGTGCCGTACAGTCATGGACAGGAGACCCTTGGTATGACCATATCGCTGATGATATGAAGGATGTAGAAGTCGTCGGTGTCGAGAGCCAGGTTAATGTAGAAGCTATTGCCGCGCTTCAGCCAGACTTGATCATCGGAAATAAAATGCGCCAGGAAGATATTTATGAACAGCTTAAAGCAATCGCACCAACTGTTTTCGCTGAGGACCTTCGCGGTAACTGGAAGAACAACTTCGAGCTTTATGCAAAAGCTGTAAACAAAGAGGAAAAAGGCAAAGAAGTACTCGCTGCTTATGACCAGCGAATTGAAGACTTGAAAGAAAAACTTGGAGACAAAATCAATACGGAAGTATCCATGGTCCGCTTCATGGCCGGTGACGTCCGTATTTACCATAAGGATTCATTCTCAGGCGTTATCCTTGAACAGATTGGCCTTGCTCGTCCAGAAAGCCAGGATCAAGAAGACTTTGCTGAAAAAGGTGTAACAAAAGAAAGAATCCCGGCAATGGACGGAGATATCCTATTCTACTTCACATATGATGAAGGCGACGGCAAAGCAACAGAGGTTGAAAAGGAATGGATCGAGGATCCGTTATTCCAAAACCTTGAGGTAGCGAAAAAAGGTGAAGTCCACAAAGTGGATGACGCCATCTGGAATACAGCAGGCGGCGTTTTGGCAGCCAACTTGATGCTCGATGATCTCGAAAAACATATGTTGAAATAAAATCCCCCCAAGATTTTATTTGACTAATCCCCCACCCCTATATATAGAAACCAGGAAGAGGGTGTCCCAAAAGTATAAACTTTTGGGCACCCTCTTTATTTTTGAGACTACTTGTAAAAATGGTCCGTTGATTTCCGTTCCAGGCGCTTCGCTTTCCGCGGGGCTGGCGCTGAGCCTCCTCATCGCTTCGCTCTTGCGGGGTCTCACCTGACCAGCTGCGCCCGCAGGAGTCTACGCGCCTTCCACTCCAATCAACTCAGGTTTCTAAATTCATTTTTTGTGCAAAAAAATACAAGAAAAACCTCTTTTGTTATAATTAAGTCACCACAACCAACTATACAAAAGGAGAGATTTTCTTGTATAAAAATTATAACACAAACCAATTGACCCTTCCAATGGACATTCAAGTTTTGATTCCTCAACAGCACCTTGTTCGATTGATTGATTTTGCCGTCGACCAGATGAACCCCAATATCTTTCTCTCTCTTTATCCTGGTGGAGGACGGCCGCCTTACCATCCTCAAATGATGTTAAAAGTCATTCTTTATGCATATGCCAACCGTATTTATTCCTCTCGACAAATCGCGAAACAGCTAACAGAGAATATTATGTTCATGTGGCTCTCCGGCGAACAGAAGCCTGATTTTCGTACCATCAACCGTTTCCGTTCCGAACGCATGAAAGATGTCATCTATGAGACGTTCTTTTCCATAGTCGACCTCCTTCGGGAGGAAGGACTTGTGAAGCTAGAAGACTATTTCCTGGATGGGACCAAATTGGAGGCAAACGCCAACAAGTATACTTTTGTTTGGAAGAAGTCCACTGAAAAATACGATAAAAAGTTGGACGAGAAATTCCGCCAGATTGTCTTTGGGATTGAACAAATCACCAAAGAAGATGAAGAAGCAGAAAGGGAACAAGATTTTCAGGAAAAGCTCGAAGAGACACCCATCTCTTCTGCAAAAATTGAAGAAACCATTAAAAAGCTGGAAGAGAGACTGGAACAGGATCCAAAAAACAAACCTTTAAAGAAGGCAAAGCGCCAACTGGAAAAAGACCTTCTACCTCGAAAGCAGAAGTATGAACTTCAGAAACAGACTTTTGGAGAGAGAAACAGCTTTTCTAAGACGGATACCGATGCCACTTTTATGCGAATGAAAGAGGACCACATGATGAACGGGCAGTTAAAGCCTGGATATAATGTTCAGATTGGAACAGAAAATCAGTTCATCACCAACTTCAGCCTCCATCAACGGGCTGGAGATCCTGGATGCATGATTCCCCATCTTGAACTTTTGGAAAAACATAACCGCCCGAAGCCAAAGGCCGTTATTGCCGACTCTGGTTATGGAAGCGAAGAGAACTATGCACATTGTGAAGAACAGGAAATAGAAGCGTACATTAAATACAATACTTTTGACAAGGAACAGACAAAGGCATGGAAGGAACAAATTGGCCGAGTTGAAAATATGGAGTATGACGAAGAGCTAGATGAATGGATTTGTGCAAACGGAAAACGCCTGGTTTTCCAGTATGAGAGTCAAAGAAAGTCCGACAACGGTTACGATTCCGTGAAGCGCACGTACCGCTGTACCGATTGTATGAACTGTCCATTCCAAACAACCTGTGCCAAAGACAAAGATACAAAGACCGTACAGGTCTCAGTGAAAAACCAACAACAACGAAAAGAAGTTCGGGAACGATTGGCTGCGGAAGAAGGAAGCCAAAGATACAGGCAGAGAAAAATAGATGTCGAGCCAGTATTTGGGCAGATTAAACACAATCGAGGGTTTAAAAGATTTGGGTTAAGAGGCCTCTCCAAAAATACCACGGATTGGGGTCTTATTTGCGCTGCACACAATCTTTTGAAGTGGGCAGCCAACAAGGAAAGCGAACAAAAATTAGGGTAACTAAGGGGAGGAATATCCCTCTTTCCCTTATAAATCCATCAAATCCAAACCCATAAATTGGATAAAAAGTAAAAGAGGCGACTCTCAGGTCGAATTTATTCAACCTTTTGAGTCAGCCTCTTTTGTTATTTTTATTGACTGAAGGGGAAACGATAACAAATTTTACAAAAAGAGTCTTCATAATCCTCCCAATTTCGGAAATGATAAACGTAAATCAAGATTGGCGGAGATTGCAATGAAGAAGCTATTCAAGAAAAAGTTGATGGAAGACATTGAAAAAGAAGCTGCTAAACAGGATACGGAAGGCCAAAAGCCTGATCAATATTTAAATGACCACGAGTGGGAAAATACTCTTTTCAAATCTCACGATTACAAAAAGACTTTTTATGTCAATCAGAAGACGGAAAAAAAATTCTGCTTTTCATTCATGTCGACTCTTGTAGATGAAAGCATTCTCCAAAATAATGCTCTCCCCTACTTGCTTGAGGGCGAATTTAATACCATTGAAGACGTCAAAAAGCTTATACCGATAGCGGATGTCCAGGTTTCGGCGAAAAATGAGGATATAGAAATTAAACTCTTTAATGGGTATGTACTTCTAACGCTTGAGAATGAAGAGAAATATTTCGCCTTCATCGCGGCGCAAAAAGAAGTAGTTAGGACAGTTGCCCAGCCTGAAGTAGAATTCAGTGTAATCGGCCCAAAGGAATCATTTGTTGAGTCACTGGATCAAAACCTTAATATGATTCGAAAAAGGGTTCCAGTAAAAGAGTTGATTATTGAAAACTATACGGTGGGCTCGATATCAAAATCTGGTGTCGCCATTTTATATATGGAGGGCATCACCAACAAAGATAATGTCAATACGGTTATCCAGCGCGTGAAAGACATTGAATTCGATGAAATCACAGATAGTTCTTATATTGTCCAGCTGATTTCCGATAACCAGAATTCTCCCTTTCCACAGCTTCTGGATACTGAAAGGCCGGATAGGATCGCGGCCATCCTTGCAGAGGGAAAAGTCGCCATCCTTGTCGACGGTTCGCCGCACGCATTGATCGGGCCAACGACTTTGGTGGAATTCTTCGGCTCTTTCGAAGACTACTTCCTGAATTATTTATTGTCTTCTTTTTTCCGGCTGATCCGTTTATTCGCCGTTGCGTTCTCGATCCTGATCACACCGATTTATGTAGCAGCCTTGTCCTATCATTATGAGTTGATCCCAAAGGACCTGCTAAGCACATTGATTACATCAAGAAGGGAAATACCGCTCCCTCCTATACTTGAAGCATTATTCCTTGAGCTGACAATCGAGCTATTGCGTGAGGCCGGGGCCCGCCTGCCTACCAAGGTCGGCCAGACGATCGGTATCGTGGGCGGAATCGTAATCGGGACCGCTTCCGTTGAAGCAGGTCTGACGAGTAATGTCCTCCTGATCATTGTCGCACTGGCAGCGCTGGCGTCTTTCACTACACCAGTGTATCGAATGGGCAACACTATCAGGCTGCTACGATTCCCATTCCTGTTCTTTGCTGAGCTTTGGGGAATGCTGGGAATCGTTGTATCCTTTTCATTCCTCCTGACCCATCTGCTCAGACTAACATCATTGGGCAGGCCTTTCTTGGAGCCTTTGTATCCTCCAAGGGTGACGGATTTCAAAGATGCGATCATTCGGCTGCCTTTTACCATGCAATATAACCGGCCACAATATTTGAGAACAGAAAATCCAGCCCGTTTCAGTGAAAAAAAGGCAAAGGAAAAAAAGGACATCGACGAGTGAGCATTGGAGGTTTTGAAAAAACATGCAGCAGCCCATACCTGAAAGATTGCAAATATCACCTTTTCTCGTCCTTTACCTAATCATGTCCATGCAGATTGGCATCGGGGTCCTTGGCTACCAGCGCATCATTGCCAAGAATGCAGGTTATGATGCTTGGATATCCGTTTTTGCTGCTGGACTGAGTATCCATCTCATCGTTTGGATGATTTATAAAATTTGCGGGACGGTAGAAGGAGACATTGTTGCAGCACATGCCTTTGTTTTTGGCAAAAAAATCGGCAGTATAATAAGCACGGTTTTCATCGTCTACCTGCTGATTTTTGCGATGGCAGTTTTAAGGACTTACCTCGAAGTCGTTCAGGTATGGATGTTCCCGGAAATTAGTACTTTCTGGTACAGTCTTGTCTTTTTGCTTCTTTCAATCTATATCGTTTTTGGCGGTTTTAGAACCGTGACCGGTATCGCTTTTTTCTGTATTGTCCTGCCAAGCTATCTGCTGCTGACATTTGGCTTTGCACTCAAATATGCGGACTTCAGGAATCTGCTGCCAATCCTGGATCATTCTTTAAAAGATATGGCCATCAGTGCTTTCAATATGTCCCTGACGTACATCGGCTTTGAAATACCGCTATTTTTCTACCCATTCATCAAAGATGCGCCTAAATCACAAAAATGGGCCCATCTCGGTGTTTTTTTGACCACCATTATCTATACCGTACTCGCGATCATTACTTTTACTTATTTCTCAGAAGCACAGCTGGCCAAATCCATCTGGGCAACTCTTGAAATGTGGAAAATTGTCAGTATGCCCTTTGTTGAACGATTCGAATATATCGGAATTGCCAACTGGAATCTGATTATCCTCCCTAATATTTGTATCGCTCTTTGGGGAGCCAGCATGATTTTAAAAAGAGCCTTTAAGCTTCGGCAAAAAAAAGGCGTGATTGCCCTTGCTTTCATCTGCTTACTCGCCATGCCTTTTATAGATACAAGGGCAAAGATAAATTTTTTGAATGATTTGGTCGCAAAGATCGGATTCAGCGTGACCTTCCTCTATATCCCATTTTTATTTATTGCAACAATGATCGCCAAGAAGGTGAAAAAAAATGAAAATTAGATTCTTCATAGTTATCTCGCTTATGCTTATGTCCCTATTGCTTACAGGTTGTGTCGAAAAGGAAATCATTGATGATGTGAACATCGAGATGGGCGTAGGTTATGATCAAAAGAATGATAAAATCGAAGGTACTGTCATGGTACCTATCTTTAATCCGGATAAGAAGATCGGCAATTTCACCTTCTCGGCAACGGCTACGAGCAATAGGGATTTAATTCAGGAGATTCAGCGTAAGTCAGCACAGCCAGTCGTAACAGGCTCCCTGGAGATTGCCCTTTTTGGTGAAGAAATCGCCAAAAAAGGAATCAAGGATTTCATTGATGCTTTTGAGCGCGACCCAAGTATCGGTGCCCGGGTATATTTCGCAGTAGCAGATGATAAGGCGAAAGAAATATTATCCGGAACCTATGGAACCAGAGGGAATGCTATTCATTTGTCTCAATTAATCCAGCACAATACGGAAACACGCAATCTGCCGATAACGAACATGCACCTCTACTTATTCGACTTATACCAGGAAGGGATAGATCCCTATCTTCCAATCCTGAAAAAAACGGAACCTGAAATCATCGATATCACAGGAATTGCTTTATTCAAGGATGAAAAAATGGTGAAAGAGCTGCCTTCAGATAAAATGTTCTTCTTTAAGCTTCTTACAGATAAATTCAGTGAAGGAGCTTTTAAATTGGAAGTGGATGGCAAGGATGTCGCGGTAAAAGATTTGGATTCTAAAAACAAGTTCAAACTAAGCAAGCGGAATCCCTACACTGTTGACATTGAGATCAAGGTTGAAGGGCTGATCCGTGAATATACAGGGGAGATGTTGACACCAGGAATCATCAAAAAGATAGAAAAGGAATTTGAGGAGCAAGTCAACAAGGAAACCATGGAAATGATACAGGAATTCCAGGAGATGGGCATCGATCCAGTTGGTTTTGGCCAGTTTATTAAAACAAAAACAAGAGGCTTCGATTTTAAGAGATGGGAAGATGAATATAAAAATTTAACCGTCAATGTAAAAACGGATGTGACTATAACAGAGGTAGGAATTGTTGAATAAAGTAAAAGAGGGACTCCCAGCTGATGTCGGGAATCCCTCTCTTTTTTATGCGGTGGTCGAGAACATGTATTTCTTGTAATGGTACCGGATCGAGAAAATCAAGCTTACTGCAAGCATATTCCCCATCAACGAGCTTCCTCCGTAGCTGATAAATGGCAGCGGGATGCCCGTGATAGGCAGAAGGCCGATGGTCATGCCGATATTCTGGAATACGTGGAAGGTGATCATACTGATGACGCCTACACAAATATAGGTGTAAAAGTCATTCTTCGTTTCCATGCCAATTTTGGTGATTTGGTAAATCAGCAAGAAAAACAAGCTTACAACAATACTTGCTCCAACGAAGCCGAATTCCTCGCCGATGATGCTGAAGATGAAGTCAGTATGGCTTTCGGGCAGGTACACTTCCCTTGTGCCATAGCCCTTCCCCACCGTTTCACCTGAACCGATGGCCAGCAGCGACCTCGTAAGCTGGAAGCCGGTAGTGCTTTGGTAATTATAAGGGTCAAGCCAGGAATAGATCCGACCGAACTGGTATTCCTTCACCCCAAGATATTTTTCAAGGATTTCAGGCTTCCAGATTACAAAATAAAATATGATCGAGATCAGCGTAAGGCCTGTCCCGAAAATTGGCACAAGCAGCTTCCAGGTGATGCCAGAGATGAAAATCATCCCAAGCATGATTGCAATATACACAAGCGAGGTACCCAGGTCAGGCTGCTGCATGACGAGCATGAGCGGCACCATCGTGACAATACCGATTTTAATCAGGAGCCAAAGGTCGGTTTGAATGGATTTAAGCCGGTATTTCTGATGGTGGTCAACAATCACCCTTGCAAGAGCCAGGATGATGAACACCTTCACCAGCTCGGACGGCTGCAGAGTACCCATTGCCGGCACCCTGTACCAGCTTTTCGCACCATTGATGACAGGAGCGATGGTGGAAGGTGCAATGATAAGCCCCATCAGCAAGACCAGCCCAAAGCCATAGGCATACCAGCTCAATTTTTGCAGCTGATCCGAATCGAGAGTGATGACTGCGGCAATGATTCCCGCACCGATGACGTACCAGATGATTTGCTTAATCAAAAAGTTTTCAGATCCATACTGCCCCGTCGTCTGGGCGCTGTAAATAGCGATGCAGCTCGACAGGAAAAGCAGGATCAATATCATAACCAGCCCATAATCGAGCCGGGAATTCGTTTTTGGATTCGAAGTCATTTTTATTCCCCTTTTATATGAAGGCAGTTTTCCAACTGAGAATTATCACGTTATAACTGAAGAACTGTTCAATACTTCATTATATTTTTTTCGACAATAAATCACAACTTCTGACTATGAAATGGTTATTATTACATATCCGAAAATTTTTATTCAGGCAATTTGGCGCAGGGAAATGGATGGAGTTTCCTTTTCAACTTTTTCGCCTTAATGACGGACAGATTTAATGCTGTCTCCTGGATTTTTGTCCGTCATGGCCTTGATGATGGACTGTTTTGCTGTTGTCTCCTGGATTTTTGTCCGTCATAAAGTCAGCTGTAAATTTCCGTGCATAGAGGTGGGACATGTTTCATAGCTTTGTAAGGGACAAAGTCTTTGAAAAAGTGGGGATTCTGTATGCTATCAAAAATTGAAGCTTTCATCCTTGGGATTATCCAGGGACTGACTGAGTTTTTGCCGATCAGCTCTACCGGTCATCTTTATCTGGGCAGAAATTTGTTTGGTCTTGAGGAAGCCGGTCTGCTGCTCGATACGATGCTTCACGTAGGTACACTGCTGGCGGTATTTGTATTTTACAGATATGAGTTTATCAAGATTTTGAAAAATCCGTTTGGGAAGCTGACGTTCCTCCTTGTTGTCGGCACCCTGCCGGCTGTTGTAGTTGGATTGCTTTTTGAGGATTACTTTGATGATATTTCCAAAACCGGCGTGACGATCGGCTGGGAATTCCTGATTACCGGGACGCTGATGTGGTTTGCGGACTCTATCAAAAATGGCCGCAAAAAAATGGATGATATCAGCTATACAGATGCTCTCGTGATTGGCAGCTTCCAGGCAGCAGCGATTTTTCCCGCTATTTCCCGCTCGGGCTTGACGATTGTCACAGCGCTCTGGCGAAAGCTCGACCGCGAGACTGCAGCATACTTCTCTTTCCTCCTGTCGACCCCAGCCATTCTAGGCGCCATCGTTTTGCAAGGAAAAGACCTTTTCAGCGGCGGAAGTGAGACGATTTCGATTCAGGCATTGTTGATTGGCATCATTTCAGCAGCGATTTTCGGATATATCGCTGTAAAATGGATGATTGGCTATTTAAAAAATCACTCTTTGAAGCCTTTTGCGATTTATGTATGGATTATGGGGCTTGTTGTGCTGTATTTTCAGTATGCTGGGCAGTTTTAAAATAGTTTATTGGCGATAACTTGTTTTTATTGGCGGAGTTCACAATTTTATTGGCGATAATTTCGTTTTATTGGCGATTTTCATAACTTTATTGGCGAAAATCCAGATTTATTGGCGAACTGGAAATTTCCGCTGATTTTTTCCAGTTAACGCACTACGAAAAAAGGCACACCGTTCACAAGATGGTGTGCCTTTTCCATTCTATTAGCAGCCGCCGTCTCCGCCCATAAGGACAAGACCTTCACGATACTCGTCATATTCGAGCGACATACCTTGAGTATAGTCGACGATATTGGATTCGATTGCGACTTGGATTTCATTGATTACTATTACATGATCATCTTCTTCCGGCTCCTCCAGAGCCAGACCAATCTGCGGGCCTCCTCAGCCAAAGCCGCCGAAGTACACGCGGATGCCTTCTGCGTTGCGCTCAGCGAGGATTTCTTTTAAAATGTCGCGCGCTTTATCTGAAATCTGCATTCTCCCTTTTCCTTTCTACATCAATTCTGTTTAGTGCTTAGTT
The window above is part of the Mesobacillus jeotgali genome. Proteins encoded here:
- a CDS encoding ABC transporter ATP-binding protein; translated protein: MIQAIETEKLTLSYGDSIIINELDIEIPKGEITVFIGGNGCGKSTLLRSIARLLKPQAGAILLEGEAISKLSTKEVARKMAILPQSPTAPEGLTVMQLVKQGRYPYQTWLKQWSEEDEKSVENALKATGIDHLKDRTVDSLSGGQRQRAWIAMTLAQDTDIILLDEPTTYLDMTHQIEILDLLFELNENEGRTIVMVLHDLNLACRYAHNIVAIKDQKIFDQGKPEVVINCGLVKHVFGMNCEVTIDPLFGTPLCIPHGKGRRIVRDKVGAPV
- a CDS encoding iron ABC transporter permease translates to MSQYRTLRIFKDKVSFLIDKKAAGILFGLLILAVAVLVISTGMGDMAISPLSVISVFFGGGSDMERLVVQSFRLPRIIVALMVGISLAVAGGILQGMIRNPLASPDILGITGGAAVAVVGFLAVFSGDNNALTVSIEWMPVAAFAGASIVAFLVYFLSWKNGVSPVRLVLIGIGISAMMQALTTLMMIMGPIYRASQANIWITGTVYGSTWSNVAVLVPWTVIMLLIAFIFARNVNVQELGEDIATGVGGHVQRQRFVLLLVSTALIASSVAFAGGIGFVGLMAPHMARRLVGSAFGALLPVSALIGGILVMLADLIGRTMFSPLEVPAGVFTAGIGAPYFIYLLYKTRNS
- a CDS encoding iron ABC transporter permease; translation: MLLKTNGQRWIGLMAAIFFNLFLICASIVYGYTDTSWGTAFNAFTNYDGSSEHIIIQSVRLPRALIAAAVGASLAIAGVLMQTLTKNPLASPGIFGVNAGAGFAVVVAVTVFSVGSLQAFAWISFLGAALAAVSVYVIGSAGREGLTPMKLTLAGAAMTAMFSSFTQGLLVLDEAALEQVLYWLAGSVQGRKLETLGSVLPYLAFGWLAALLISSKMNVLSMGEDVAKGLGLNTGFVKLGAGIIIVLLSGGAVAVAGPIGFIGIVIPHLTRAVVGIDHRWVIPFSAIFGGMLLLAADIAARYVLMPQEIPVGVMTAMIGTPFFIYIARKGFNGK
- a CDS encoding iron-siderophore ABC transporter substrate-binding protein — protein: MKVSKHLLALISIFTILLLAACGSNEEDAKNTAEAPKEKEEGYTVGHAMGETTLEKTPEKVVILTNEGTEALLALGVTPVGAVQSWTGDPWYDHIADDMKDVEVVGVESQVNVEAIAALQPDLIIGNKMRQEDIYEQLKAIAPTVFAEDLRGNWKNNFELYAKAVNKEEKGKEVLAAYDQRIEDLKEKLGDKINTEVSMVRFMAGDVRIYHKDSFSGVILEQIGLARPESQDQEDFAEKGVTKERIPAMDGDILFYFTYDEGDGKATEVEKEWIEDPLFQNLEVAKKGEVHKVDDAIWNTAGGVLAANLMLDDLEKHMLK
- a CDS encoding IS1182 family transposase, with the translated sequence MYKNYNTNQLTLPMDIQVLIPQQHLVRLIDFAVDQMNPNIFLSLYPGGGRPPYHPQMMLKVILYAYANRIYSSRQIAKQLTENIMFMWLSGEQKPDFRTINRFRSERMKDVIYETFFSIVDLLREEGLVKLEDYFLDGTKLEANANKYTFVWKKSTEKYDKKLDEKFRQIVFGIEQITKEDEEAEREQDFQEKLEETPISSAKIEETIKKLEERLEQDPKNKPLKKAKRQLEKDLLPRKQKYELQKQTFGERNSFSKTDTDATFMRMKEDHMMNGQLKPGYNVQIGTENQFITNFSLHQRAGDPGCMIPHLELLEKHNRPKPKAVIADSGYGSEENYAHCEEQEIEAYIKYNTFDKEQTKAWKEQIGRVENMEYDEELDEWICANGKRLVFQYESQRKSDNGYDSVKRTYRCTDCMNCPFQTTCAKDKDTKTVQVSVKNQQQRKEVRERLAAEEGSQRYRQRKIDVEPVFGQIKHNRGFKRFGLRGLSKNTTDWGLICAAHNLLKWAANKESEQKLG
- a CDS encoding spore germination protein, whose amino-acid sequence is MKKLFKKKLMEDIEKEAAKQDTEGQKPDQYLNDHEWENTLFKSHDYKKTFYVNQKTEKKFCFSFMSTLVDESILQNNALPYLLEGEFNTIEDVKKLIPIADVQVSAKNEDIEIKLFNGYVLLTLENEEKYFAFIAAQKEVVRTVAQPEVEFSVIGPKESFVESLDQNLNMIRKRVPVKELIIENYTVGSISKSGVAILYMEGITNKDNVNTVIQRVKDIEFDEITDSSYIVQLISDNQNSPFPQLLDTERPDRIAAILAEGKVAILVDGSPHALIGPTTLVEFFGSFEDYFLNYLLSSFFRLIRLFAVAFSILITPIYVAALSYHYELIPKDLLSTLITSRREIPLPPILEALFLELTIELLREAGARLPTKVGQTIGIVGGIVIGTASVEAGLTSNVLLIIVALAALASFTTPVYRMGNTIRLLRFPFLFFAELWGMLGIVVSFSFLLTHLLRLTSLGRPFLEPLYPPRVTDFKDAIIRLPFTMQYNRPQYLRTENPARFSEKKAKEKKDIDE
- a CDS encoding GerAB/ArcD/ProY family transporter; the encoded protein is MQQPIPERLQISPFLVLYLIMSMQIGIGVLGYQRIIAKNAGYDAWISVFAAGLSIHLIVWMIYKICGTVEGDIVAAHAFVFGKKIGSIISTVFIVYLLIFAMAVLRTYLEVVQVWMFPEISTFWYSLVFLLLSIYIVFGGFRTVTGIAFFCIVLPSYLLLTFGFALKYADFRNLLPILDHSLKDMAISAFNMSLTYIGFEIPLFFYPFIKDAPKSQKWAHLGVFLTTIIYTVLAIITFTYFSEAQLAKSIWATLEMWKIVSMPFVERFEYIGIANWNLIILPNICIALWGASMILKRAFKLRQKKGVIALAFICLLAMPFIDTRAKINFLNDLVAKIGFSVTFLYIPFLFIATMIAKKVKKNEN